CCTGTACACATACCCGAACCCGCCATTATAACTATAGAACCTGTTATATAGTTTATACTCTTTGACTCATCTACAGTACGTGTATATTTTAATAATGGGAAGTTAAAAGGTGATAAACCATCTTTTATCAATGACTGTGTTTTTTTATCAAGATATTCAGGGTATTTATTAAATACATCTTTAACATCTATTGCCATTGGACTATCTACAAAAACAAGTATATGTGGAATAATATCTTCCTTGAGAAACCTACTTAAAAAATAAAGAACCTCTTGTGCTCTTTCTATAGCAAAGGTAGGGATTACTATATTACCACCCTTTTTTACTGTTGTATTTATAACTTCCGCGAGTTCTATTCCTGCCAATTCTTCACTCGTATGGTCTCTATCTCCATAAGTGGACTCCATAAAAATAATATCTGCTTCTTCAAAAGTTGTGGGGTCTTTAAGTATAGGTTTGTTCCATCTTCCTATATCTCCTGAAAATACAAGTTTCTTTGTTCTTCCACCATCAAATCTCACTTCAACCTTTATCATTGCTGCACCTAATATATGTCCGGCATCATGAAAAGACACATAGACATCTTTGAAAATCTCAAATTCCTGTTCATAATGGTATGTTCTGAACAAAGGGAAAACAGTTTTTGCTTCTTCATATGTATATAGAGGGACAACAGGATAAGGTGCTTTTTTTCTTTCTTTAGAATGCCTTTTCCTTTTTTTCTCTGCATCTTCTTCCTGAAGTTTACCTGCATCCAGTAGTGCAATCTTTGTAATTTCAGCAGTGGGTTCTGTACAGTACACAGGACCATAAAAGCCATCTTTAACAAGTTTCGGCAAATATCCGCAATGGTCAAGATGTGCATGGGTAAGTATAACTGCATCTATAGAAGAAGGTGACACAGGGAAGGGTATCCAGTTTCTATCTTTTATATTCCTTTCCTGAAAGAGTCCACAATCAACCATAACCCTTCTACCCGATATTTCAAGAAGGAATTTAGAGCCCGTAACATTCTTTACACCACCTAAAAATTTGATTTTCATTTTGCCTCTAAATTGACAATATAACAGTTAAACTATAACATATCAAAGGATAGATAACAAGAAGAGAGAAAACTATGCGACTGGAAAACAGAAAGGCATATTTTAACTATGAGATACTTGAAAAATTGGAGGCAGGTCTTGTATTAAAAGGACCTGAGGTAAAGTCATTGAGAGAAGGTAAAGGAAGTATAAAAGAAACTTTTGCCAGAATTGAAAATGGAGAATGTTATCTCCATAACTTCTATATAGCACCATACCCTGCATCATTTGAAAAGATAGACCCTTTAAGAAAGAAAAAACTTTTACTTAATAAAGGAGAGATAAAACGTCTATCAAGAAAACTGGAAGAGAAAGGGCTGACAATTATACCACTTGCTGTATATTTTAACAAAAAAGGGCTGGCAAAGGTTGAGATAGCACTGGCAAAAGGTAAAAAACTTTATGATAAGAGGGCAAAGATAAAGGAAAGGGAACTACAGAGAGATATTGAAAGAAGGTTGAAACAGGGTTGACAGGCTAATTTTTGTATAGTTGCTGGTATAGTCTAAACTGCAGGTCCGCCTTTACACTCTTTTTGAAGAATCTCTATTGCTCTTTCCATATTTATATCAGGGGTATCTCTCCCAGGATAAATCTGTACATATGCAGCCCCACAGTTTGCAAATTTTTTTATCTGTTCTTCTAATTGATATTGATTATACTCTTTCATCTGTTTAGGAGTAACCTGTACCCAGAAGTTATGCCCCATAATCTCATACATCTCTTCAGTAGTGAGATTTTTTGCCTCTGCTCCGTGGAAAGAAGTAATATCAAGCATGTCTTTTGCTATACGAAGATGCTCTGCTGTAAGTAATTCACTATGCATATACCTTGTTTTTTTACCATCATAAAGTTTTTCATAATATGGGACTGCAAATTTTTTATACATTTCCGGCGAAAGAAGACCGGAAAAATCATCATATGTTGTTCCGTTTAAGTTTTCTCCACACAGGTTTTTGTCTACCTCAACCAGATGTCTATCAACATCAACAATAAAATCAAGCACTCTCTTTGCTTCTTCTGGTGCTTCAATCAACCACACAAAAATTGCATTTCCACTGATTTCGCAGGCAGTGGTTATAATACTACCCTGTGTCTCCCAGAATCTAACTTCATAGCCACATGACTTATAATACTGCCATGCCTCCCATCTTTTTGCCATAAGTCCTGCTTTTTTATAATCAGGGATTGAAAGTTTTTTTATATCATCCAGTTTACTCAATAACGGATTTTTACTGTCTATATAAGGCAATTCATCCTCTGAAGGATATAACACATCCATACCGAGAAAAGAAGGGATAAGAGATGAAGGAGAATCTATATAAGGAGTAATAAACTTTCCTACACCCCATTTTTTCTCAACATATTCTGCTGCTTTAATCTGTGCCTCAAGCATATTTACAGGTGCGTCATAATAATCAACATAACGCATCCCTGTATATTTTGTAATTGTTACATTACAGAAGGCAATATGCCATTTTGGTTCCACCTAAACTCCTCTATATTTTTACTGCGTTTTTTTATTTTTTAAAGGGTATATACAGTAATACCAATCAATATAGGTATAGTTAACTTTTCCTCACTGACAAAATCAATGGATTTTATTACTTTCTCCTGATACGGGTTTAACCACTCAAATACTCTTATATATCTCCACGGGTTTTTAACAAGAACTGGTTCCACCCGTATAGGTACAGGTTTAGATTCTTCTTCTTTTAAAGGCGCTGTCCACCAGTCGGCAATATTTTTCCCGCCTATAATAGGTATCTCTATATAAGTTCCGTCTTCATATTTAACTACATACTTGGCAAACGGCTCATTTCTTGTCCATGCAGAAGAATGGAGGAAATATACTGCCCTTGCTTTACTATTTACGGGAATGTTTCTAACAGCATCAGGGAGAAGGGGTGAGTTTTTGGATTTAAGAACAATTATTGCCTTCCCGTTGTTCTTCATTGGGTCAACAATTTCAAAAGGGACACCATAAAACTTCTGTTTACCAACAGGCATTGTTCTTAGGTCATTATTAGGTCCCTCATCTGTCCAACCACCTTTTCCATCTCCTGCAGAATCATCAGCAAAGCCCATGTTAGCAAATGGTTTAAGGTCTAATGGTTTCCATTGATAGTAAAGTGCTTCCTGCGAAATAAGAAAGTTATCTATATGAGAAGTTCCTGGTGTTTCAAAGGTTTCATCTTTTTCTGCAGTATATTCAGGAAGAGTGACCACTTTAATCTCTGCCTCTTCTAAAATTTTACATAATGCTTTGAAATTATCTTCCTTAAGGATGAAATAACATGGCTCTTCACCTATCTCTATAGAAATACGGTTCTTATCTGTCTTGACAGGACTTTTAGGATTTCCAAAGAGGTTCCTTATCTCTATTTTTGAAGGTAGAGATAACAACACCTTACATTTTGGTTCTGCCCATATAACCGCTATTGTTTTATCTTTTCCCTCAAATATATGTCCCCTCATCAGTAAATCTTTTGGTACTCCTGTGGTTTTTAATTTAGATGTCTTCCAGTCATAGGGGATAAATATTGATTTTTCATTTGTTCTCTGCCACTCAATCTTCCATTTCATATCCTCCAAAAGCCATGCCATTGCTGCATAAGAAAATCCCATGGGCTTTGGAACCCCTGTTATCTCTGCCATTCCATAATCAACATATGCTCGGTGTGGTTCTATTGACATCTCTCTCATATAATAAAAGAAATGTTTTTGAACTCCCCGAGACATCCAAGAACAATATATTTTAACAAGTTGTTCTGCTGCTTCTCTATAATTAAGCGGTGGGGTTCTTTGGTCTATTGGGGGTAGTTGTGGAATTTCAAGGTCAGAGAAAAATGTAGTGCTTTGAAGTCCACTTTCTGTAAACCATATAGGTTTACGCTCACCATATTTGTCCATTAACTCATAGAACTCCTCAA
The bacterium DNA segment above includes these coding regions:
- a CDS encoding MBL fold metallo-hydrolase, with amino-acid sequence MKIKFLGGVKNVTGSKFLLEISGRRVMVDCGLFQERNIKDRNWIPFPVSPSSIDAVILTHAHLDHCGYLPKLVKDGFYGPVYCTEPTAEITKIALLDAGKLQEEDAEKKRKRHSKERKKAPYPVVPLYTYEEAKTVFPLFRTYHYEQEFEIFKDVYVSFHDAGHILGAAMIKVEVRFDGGRTKKLVFSGDIGRWNKPILKDPTTFEEADIIFMESTYGDRDHTSEELAGIELAEVINTTVKKGGNIVIPTFAIERAQEVLYFLSRFLKEDIIPHILVFVDSPMAIDVKDVFNKYPEYLDKKTQSLIKDGLSPFNFPLLKYTRTVDESKSINYITGSIVIMAGSGMCTG
- the smpB gene encoding SsrA-binding protein SmpB, which produces MRLENRKAYFNYEILEKLEAGLVLKGPEVKSLREGKGSIKETFARIENGECYLHNFYIAPYPASFEKIDPLRKKKLLLNKGEIKRLSRKLEEKGLTIIPLAVYFNKKGLAKVEIALAKGKKLYDKRAKIKERELQRDIERRLKQG